The window GTCTTGATCACACTGTACAAGGACTAGAATACCACTTACAAGAGAAGTAGTGTTCGATCACCCTGGCGCGGACATCCTGAGCGTTTCCCTTTGGGGGTGGCTGAAGCTCTGGCAATGGTTTTTCCCTGGGGATGGAAGGCTCCTCGCTCTTGATTGGAATGTTATGCAGAATGGAGAGGTTGTGTAAGATGCAGCAAGCCACAATAATGTCGGACACTTTGGTGGGGTCGTACTGCAGACCACCTCCTGATTTGTCCAAACATTTAAACCGACTTTTCAAGATCTTAAAGGTCTCGTCTATGACGGCACGAGTCCTTTCGTGGGCCTCGTTGTAGGCAGTCTCGGCGGGTATGTTGGGTTCTGGAACCGGTGTCAGCAACCATGGACGGCAAGCGTACACAGGACCACCTGGAAAGAAAAAGACATACTGGagatatgtttcttttaaaaagctTCCAGAACAAGTCCTGGTTCCTCACAGTGGTTTATCtgcccccccctccaaaaaaaaaaaagggacttttCCACAGTGATCTGCGACTACAATGCATTTCCTCCCCTCCTGCAATTGGGAGATTTCCCCAGCCCACGTTACGTCCCCTCTTACAATGGGTACATTACCCCACAGTGGTCTGCGTCTCACCCCCTCCTGCAATTCCCTACAGTGGTCCCCCTCCCTTACCCTCCAACGATGGGTAGATTATCTACAGCAGTCTGCCGCGTCTCCTCCCTTCCTACGATGGGTAGATTACTCAACAGTGGTCTGCATCTCCTCCTCTCCTacaattggaagatttccccataCCGCGTCTTCTCGTCTCCTTTGATCGGCGTCCCCTCCCCTCCTACAATGGTGAAGTTTCCCCAGCTTGCATTTCCTCCCTTCTGACAATGGTGTCTGTCTAACAAAGGGAATAAAGACATCCCCCCCCAATTAATTTGTGCCTCTGACCCTCACACTATGGGGTGATTGTAGGGAAAACAGAGGTTTCATTTGCACCACAGACTTACCCAATAGCCAGCCACCACTCAGCCTGCCATTCTCAAACCCCTCGTACACCGAGGACTGTCTCAGGATGGAGGAATTCTGGGAACTCCCAGGAAAGGCAGAGAAGAGGCT is drawn from Pyxicephalus adspersus unplaced genomic scaffold, UCB_Pads_2.0 Sca6057, whole genome shotgun sequence and contains these coding sequences:
- the LOC140321508 gene encoding putative nuclease HARBI1, with product MGALDCMHIAVSAPHEREEIYRNKEGYHSVNVQMIVDSNCKILSLFSAFPGSSQNSSILRQSSVYEGFENGRLSGGWLLGGPVYACRPWLLTPVPEPNIPAETAYNEAHERTRAVIDETFKILKSRFKCLDKSGGGLQYDPTKVSDIIVACCILHNLSILHNIPIKSEEPSIPREKPLPELQPPPKGNAQDVRARVIEHYFS